One window of Microbacterium sp. Root61 genomic DNA carries:
- a CDS encoding sulfite exporter TauE/SafE family protein, giving the protein MPDLSTFAWVLLAFAAFVVGISKTGLPGGNTIAVAIFAAILPAKESTGTLLLLLLVADVFAVVSYRRHTNWPALLRLAPAVIVGLALGVAFLAVADDAWVKRFIGVILIAVIAITLFRRRVQSQVADAGPHRIAAVTYGTLGGFTTMVANAAGPVMSMYFLASRFSVKEFLGTAAWFYALVNLTKLPFSIGLGLVTAPGVLLDLVLIPAVVVGALLGRRLADRMKQQVFERLVIALTIIGAVYLLL; this is encoded by the coding sequence GTGCCCGATCTCTCGACCTTCGCGTGGGTGCTGCTGGCCTTCGCCGCATTCGTCGTCGGCATCTCCAAGACGGGGCTGCCCGGCGGGAACACGATCGCGGTCGCGATCTTCGCGGCGATCCTGCCGGCGAAGGAGTCGACCGGCACCCTGCTCCTCCTCCTGCTCGTCGCGGACGTGTTCGCCGTCGTCTCCTACCGGCGCCACACCAACTGGCCCGCGCTGCTGCGCCTCGCTCCGGCGGTCATCGTCGGGCTCGCGCTCGGTGTCGCCTTCCTGGCGGTCGCCGACGACGCCTGGGTGAAGCGCTTCATCGGCGTCATCCTGATCGCGGTGATCGCGATCACGCTGTTCCGGCGCCGGGTGCAGAGCCAGGTCGCCGACGCCGGTCCGCACCGCATCGCTGCGGTCACCTACGGCACGCTGGGCGGATTCACGACGATGGTGGCAAATGCGGCCGGTCCGGTGATGTCGATGTACTTCCTGGCGTCGCGCTTCTCCGTGAAGGAGTTCCTCGGCACGGCCGCATGGTTCTACGCCCTCGTGAATCTGACCAAGCTGCCGTTCTCCATCGGACTCGGTCTCGTCACGGCACCGGGGGTGCTCCTGGACCTGGTGCTCATCCCCGCGGTCGTCGTCGGTGCGCTGCTCGGGCGCCGACTCGCGGATCGGATGAAGCAGCAGGTCTTCGAGCGCCTCGTCATCGCACTCACGATCATCGGTGCGGTGTACCTGCTGCTCTGA